The nucleotide sequence CATGGGCCTCGGCCCGATCGAGGCGATCCGCAAGGCGCTCGGCAAGGCGGGCAAGCAGATCTCCGACATCGACCTCGTCGAGATCAACGAGGCCTTCGCCGTCCAGGTGCTCGGCTCGGCACGCGAACTCGGCATCGACGAGGACAAGCTGAACGTCTCCGGTGGCGCCATCGCCCTCGGCCACCCCTTCGGCATGACCGGCGCCCGCATCACCGCCACCCTGCTCAACAACCTCGCCACCCACGACAAGACCTTCGGCATCGAGTCGATGTGCGTCGGCGGCGGCCAGGGCATGGCGATGGTCGTGGAGCGCCTCTCTTAAATCCCCCCCTCCCTTCGCCGAGACTGCTGTGAGATCGCGTTCGCGGCCTGAACTGCGATCTCACAGCAGTCTCGGTGTTCGAGCTGCGTGCACACGCCGCACGATGTCAGGTGCGCGGTCGTCGGCGGTCACGCGGACGACCCGCCACCGGAGCGATTGCAAGTACTCCATGCGGATGATGTCGTGTCGATAGCTCGCCCGGTCGGTGCGGTGGTGCTCGCCGTCGTACTCCACGGCGACGGATACGTCGTCCCACCCCATGTCGAGGTAATAGCGGGCCCGTCCGTTGACACCGAGCACGGGGATCTGCGTCCGCGGACGTGGGAAGCCGGCGTCGAGTAGCACGAGTCGCAACCACGTCTCCTTCGGCGACTCCGCCCCGGCGTCGTGGATGGCGAGCGCCGCGACGAGTTGGCGCACGCGGCGCGCACCGCGATGCCGCTTCGCCAGTGCAAGCACGTCATCGACGTCGAATCGGGTGGCGTTGCCGAGAGCATCCAGTCGGCACACCGCGTCCAGGAAGCTCCGGCGTCGGCCGATGTCGAACGCCGTCCGCGTGACGGTGGTGATGCGCATGTCGGCCACGGACGTGTACTCGTCCTGGTGCAGGCGATAGTCGTACGTGCGCAGCCCCTCCGGCCGGCGGGCGTTCGGCCAGATCACTTCCACCGGAAGCGCATCGTCGACCCATTTCGCGCCATGCATCGCGGACGCCGTCAGCCCGGCGAGTACGCCCTCACGATGCGACCACAGCCACGCGGCGCGTGCCCGGTGCGTCAGTGTCGGCGTGACGTCGCGGTGGAGATATACATCGGGGAAGAGCAGGACGTAGTCACGGCGCAGCTCGTGCTTGCGGACGAGACCACTGTCGAATGCCTCACTGCCGAGGAAGGGCTGGCGGTGGATGTACACGCGTCCACCGTCGCCCCAACCCTTGCGCCGAGTCTGCTGTCAGATCGCAATCTGTGGATGAATCGCGATCTGTTAGCAGTCTCGGCGCACCCAAAGCACTCCAAGCACTCCAGGCCCCCAAGCCCCCCCGAAAAGGCGAAAGCCCGGCACGGGACACGTGCCGGGCTCTCGGGGTAGGGCTACTAGTCGCTGTTGAAGTACGACAGCAGCCGCAGGATCTCGAGGTACAGCCACACCAGGGTGACGGTCAGGCCGAGGGCGACGCCCCAGGCGGCCTTCTCCGGCGCACCGGCGCGGATCATCTGATCGGCCGCGTCGAAGTCCAGCAGGAAGCTGAACGCCGCGAGCGCGATGCAGACCAGCGAGAAGATGATCGCGATGGGTCCGCCGCTGCGCAGGCCGAGGCCCTCACCGCCGCCGACGCCGAACATGCCCAGCACCAGGTTGCCCAGCGCCAGGATCAGCACGCCGAACATGCCGGCGACCAGCATGCGGGTGAACTTCGGGGTGACGCGGATGGCGCCGGTCTTGTAGACCACCAGCATGCCGACGAAGACGCCGATCGTGCCCAGGATCGCTTGGCTGATCAGGGCGCCGGCATTGGCGCCGGACACCACCAGGTTGGCCAGGATGAACGAGATCGAGCCGAGGAACAGGCCCTCGAGCGCCGCGTAGGACAGCACGATGGCGGGGCTGTCCTGCTTGCGGCCGAACGTCGCGATCATCACGAGGACGAAGCCGCCCAGGCCGCCGACGAGCGCGAACGGCGCCGCCAGGGACAGGTTGGATGC is from Mycolicibacterium grossiae and encodes:
- a CDS encoding Bax inhibitor-1/YccA family protein; amino-acid sequence: MRESSNPVFRSLPKGQQGGYAQFGTGAAGYGAQAVHADPYTAQQYPDQRQTGVSRPLTIDDVVTKTGITLAVLSAVAVVSYFLVASNLSLAAPFALVGGLGGFVLVMIATFGRKQDSPAIVLSYAALEGLFLGSISFILANLVVSGANAGALISQAILGTIGVFVGMLVVYKTGAIRVTPKFTRMLVAGMFGVLILALGNLVLGMFGVGGGEGLGLRSGGPIAIIFSLVCIALAAFSFLLDFDAADQMIRAGAPEKAAWGVALGLTVTLVWLYLEILRLLSYFNSD
- a CDS encoding endonuclease domain-containing protein, whose translation is MHRQPFLGSEAFDSGLVRKHELRRDYVLLFPDVYLHRDVTPTLTHRARAAWLWSHREGVLAGLTASAMHGAKWVDDALPVEVIWPNARRPEGLRTYDYRLHQDEYTSVADMRITTVTRTAFDIGRRRSFLDAVCRLDALGNATRFDVDDVLALAKRHRGARRVRQLVAALAIHDAGAESPKETWLRLVLLDAGFPRPRTQIPVLGVNGRARYYLDMGWDDVSVAVEYDGEHHRTDRASYRHDIIRMEYLQSLRWRVVRVTADDRAPDIVRRVHAARTPRLL